From a region of the Haematobia irritans isolate KBUSLIRL chromosome 4, ASM5000362v1, whole genome shotgun sequence genome:
- the alphaTub67C gene encoding alpha-Tubulin at 67C produces MREVISIQIGQGGIQIGNSCWELYLLEHGINRDGTTKTKEEMLASGCSAGVVGSEGVSNCTNDARTFFSETGSGKQVPRSIFVDLEPTVIDDVRNGPMRSLYHPEQLISGKEDAANNYARGHYSIGKEVIDNVTTRIQKIAEQCDGLQGFLIFHSLGGGTGSGFTSLLMERLSMEFSKKCKLDFAVYPSPKVSTAVVEPYNALLTTHSTLEHSDCVFMVDNEAIYEICKNSLNVDRPDYRNLNRLIAQIVSSTTASLRFSGSMNVDLNEFQTNLVPFPRIHFPLVAYAPLMSASRASHEQHAITSLTNACFESGNMMVKCDPRAGKYMACCMLYRGDVVPKDVNAAVSAIKSKRHIQFVDWCPTGFKIGINYEKPAFVPDGDLAPTSRAVCMLSNTTAIAVAFSNLCYKFDLMFKKRAFVHWYVGEGMEEGEFTEAREDLAALERDFEEVGTDDAEQGGEDNDYEY; encoded by the coding sequence CGTGaagttatttccatacaaatcgGCCAAGGAGGTATTCAAATCGGAAACTCTTGTTGGGAATTATATTTGCTCGAGCATGGAATCAATCGCGATGGTACGACAAAAACCAAAGAAGAAATGCTAGCTAGTGGCTGCTCAGCCGGTGTAGTGGGTTCAGAGGGCGTATCGAATTGTACGAATGATGCTCGTACCTTCTTTTCGGAGACAGGTTCGGGAAAACAAGTGCCACGGTCAATATTTGTAGATTTGGAGCCGACAGTAATCGATGATGTACGAAATGGCCCTATGCGTAGTCTCTATCATCCGGAACAATTGATTTCCGGCAAGGAGGATGCGGCTAATAATTATGCACGTGGCCACTATTCCATTGGAAAAGAGGTTATTGACAACGTGACCACTCGTATACAAAAGATAGCTGAGCAGTGCGACGGTCTCCAAGGATTTCTGATATTCCATAGTTTGGGTGGTGGTACAGGTTCTGGATTTACATCATTGCTTATGGAACGTCTGTCCATGGAATTCAGTAAAAAGTGCAAATTAGACTTTGCCGTCTATCCATCGCCTAAGGTATCCACTGCTGTGGTAGAGCCTTACAATGCCTTACTGACAACCCACTCCACATTGGAACATTCGGACTGTGTGTTTATGGTCGACAATGAGGCCATCTACGAAATCTGTAAGAATAGTTTGAATGTAGATCGTCCAGACTATCGCAATCTTAATCGTCTAATAGCTCAGATCGTTAGTTCAACAACAGCATCGTTGCGTTTTAGTGGCTCCATGAATGTCGATCTTAATGAATTTCAAACGAATTTGGTACCTTTCCCTCGTATTCATTTCCCTCTGGTGGCATATGCTCCCCTGATGTCGGCCTCACGGGCATCACATGAACAACATGCAATCACCTCACTGACTAATGCCTGTTTCGAATCTGGCAATATGATGGTGAAATGTGATCCTCGAGCCGGCAAATATATGGCCTGTTGCATGTTATACCGTGGCGATGTTGTTCCCAAGGATGTGAACGCTGCCGTGTCAGCCATTAAATCAAAACGCCATATTCAATTTGTCGACTGGTGTCCAACGGGTTTCAAAATTGGCATAAATTACGAAAAGCCCGCCTTTGTGCCTGATGGAGATTTGGCACCCACCTCCCGAGCCGTGTGCATGTTATCGAATACCACAGCCATAGCGGTGGCATTTAGCAATTTGTGTTACAAATTCGATTTAATGTTCAAGAAGCGGGCCTTTGTCCATTGGTATGTGGGCGAGGGTATGGAGGAGGGTGAGTTCACAGAAGCCCGAGAAGATTTGGCTGCACTTGAACGTGATTTTGAGGAAGTCGGTACAGACGATGCTGAACAGGGAGGCGAGGATAACGATTATGAGTATTGA